One segment of Pseudomonas sp. FP2196 DNA contains the following:
- a CDS encoding DUF4062 domain-containing protein has protein sequence MKVFISSVVRGFEQFRAAAKDAVETLDMKPVMSEHFGARTYSSEHACLTEVDQCDVYILILGANFGYEPQPGLSVTQQEFHQAVSKRKPILVFIQQTDFDAKQAVFVNEVSDYKQGFFRASFSDPQELLKAIVQGLSRMEKSKSAISEKAFHERITDASSARSYGGHSYAPQLEFAFLPQPVEQHAVHGAAQRRDEIFHSFHNLGLAKFKQGYEDWDDKLFTGLKSGDTSWRVFDDGLVLLETDASVPVEGRTAGLYFVSPTNLSKLIMSCFEVAGFNSGWYRITLKNLDMAKIEEPPATAPSSYSMPMRREKLVSESRLFIPATRPIVEQWIQESIVRMARSLAY, from the coding sequence ATGAAGGTGTTCATAAGCTCCGTAGTAAGAGGATTCGAGCAGTTCAGAGCCGCCGCCAAAGACGCGGTGGAGACACTGGACATGAAGCCGGTCATGAGCGAGCACTTCGGAGCGCGAACCTATTCCTCGGAGCACGCCTGCCTGACAGAGGTCGACCAGTGCGACGTTTATATACTGATTCTTGGCGCTAACTTCGGCTATGAACCTCAGCCAGGTCTCTCGGTTACGCAGCAAGAATTCCACCAGGCAGTGAGCAAGCGTAAACCGATTTTGGTTTTCATCCAGCAGACTGACTTTGACGCGAAGCAGGCCGTGTTCGTCAACGAGGTGTCTGACTACAAACAAGGTTTTTTCAGAGCCTCATTCTCAGACCCCCAAGAGCTGTTGAAAGCCATTGTCCAGGGCCTGAGTAGAATGGAGAAATCCAAAAGCGCAATTTCTGAGAAAGCCTTTCACGAGCGCATTACAGATGCATCAAGCGCTCGCTCCTACGGCGGTCACTCCTATGCGCCACAGCTTGAGTTCGCGTTTCTGCCACAGCCCGTTGAGCAGCACGCTGTGCACGGAGCGGCCCAACGCCGTGATGAGATTTTCCATAGCTTCCATAATCTCGGCTTGGCGAAGTTCAAGCAAGGTTACGAAGACTGGGATGACAAGTTGTTCACAGGACTGAAGTCCGGAGACACGTCTTGGCGCGTTTTTGACGACGGGCTCGTCCTTTTGGAAACTGACGCAAGTGTGCCAGTCGAGGGGCGTACGGCTGGTCTCTATTTCGTGTCTCCGACCAACCTATCAAAGTTAATTATGTCCTGCTTCGAGGTGGCCGGATTCAACAGCGGTTGGTATCGCATTACCTTGAAGAATTTAGACATGGCGAAGATAGAAGAGCCGCCAGCGACTGCCCCCAGCAGCTATTCGATGCCTATGCGCCGTGAAAAGCTCGTTAGTGAGTCACGACTTTTCATCCCTGCCACACGGCCCATCGTGGAGCAATGGATACAGGAAAGCATCGTAAGAATGGCCAGAAGTTTGGCTTATTGA
- a CDS encoding helix-turn-helix domain-containing protein — translation MSLRKAYAATLQWLRIRNGLSQVDLQHQADQAHISRLEAATTTPTIDLSADLAHALGLTPLSLLTLVAAADEGKTARSVLNESMIELMRLGVLDEALPAEPQKIITPQRIAAAERLEAVRKLKAEGLSQAEVCRHLELPRSTVGRLWHVDD, via the coding sequence ATGTCCCTGCGGAAGGCTTATGCGGCGACGCTACAGTGGTTGAGGATTCGAAATGGCTTATCGCAAGTAGACCTCCAGCATCAAGCTGACCAAGCTCACATAAGCCGCTTGGAGGCTGCGACGACGACACCGACTATTGATCTGAGTGCGGATCTGGCTCATGCGTTGGGCCTAACGCCTCTGTCGCTGCTCACACTGGTGGCCGCAGCCGACGAGGGCAAGACAGCACGCTCTGTCTTGAATGAGTCGATGATAGAACTCATGCGGCTAGGAGTTCTTGATGAAGCGCTGCCTGCCGAGCCGCAGAAGATCATCACGCCTCAGAGAATCGCAGCCGCAGAAAGGCTCGAGGCAGTACGCAAACTCAAGGCAGAAGGTCTTTCTCAGGCAGAGGTCTGCCGGCACCTGGAATTACCCAGAAGCACTGTTGGGCGCCTGTGGCACGTTGACGATTAA